ttaaaaaaaaagacacaatcAAATATAAACTAATCACATGACCATTCCACTTATtacaaaactaataataataaactggAAGTTGTCTGAACAAcagcatatatatacatgttgGCTGTAAAAGGAGGTTAAATGAAACAGAGGGACCAATGGAAagattcttcttcctctctctctttcttcttcttcttcctctgttcttCATCATCAACATCACTTTCGCCTTCCCTCTCTCCACCGACTCACGCTGGATCGTCGACGACGGCAACAAAGGACGGCGAGTGAAGCTCACGTGCGTCAACTGGCCGTCGCATCTTGAAACTGCGGTGGCGGAAGGTTTAAGCAAGCAGCCTTTGGATTCGATCGGGGCCAAGATCGTTTCAATGGGGTTCAACTGCGTTAGATTGACTTGGCCTCTCTACTTAGCAACCGATGAATCCTTCTCTGGGATTATGACTGTGAGGCAATCTCTTCGCAAGCTTGGTCTTCTTGAAGCTATCTCTGGTTTTCAAGCTAATAATCCATACATTCTTGATCTTCCTCTCATCAAAGCTTTTCaggtaataactaataaatcaatttttctcAGGAAAGTTTTTTGACCCTTTATTCATAATACATTTTCAGAAAGGGTTGACTTTTTATCCTTCTTGATCCAAGAATAGTATGGAGGTCAGAGATAAGAATAGTACTTTTTCTTTGAGACTTGTCTTGCAAGAAAGATCTTGTCTGAAACCTATCTCTAAGTTTCAATATTTTAATGTCTGCTTAGTCTtctcttcaatatttttctgaTTACTGTTGGGTTTAGCTTGCTTATATCCTTCCTTGCCTGATTATATTAgaagaaaaacataataatcAATTAGGGTTTCTGGATTAAGAAAAATGagagttttgttgttgttgttgttgttgttctgaAACAGGAAGTGGTTTCTTCTCTTGGAAAGCATAGATTAATGGTGATCTTAGACAATCACATAAGCCAACCTGGTTGGTGTTGCAATGACAATGATGGAAACGGTTTTTTTGGCGATAAACATTTAAACCCTCAGCTTTGGATCAGAGGACTAAAGAGAATGGCAACAATGTTTGCTAATGTTTCATCAAATGTGGTTGGTATGAGTTTAAGGAATGAGCTTAGAGGTCCAAAACAGAACATCAAAGACTGGTACAAGTACATGAGAGAAGGCGCTGAAGCAGTCCACTCTGTGAATCCGAACATTCTTGTCATCGTCTCCGGTTTAAACTACGAGACTGACTTATCCTTTCTCCGAGACAAACCGTTTGAAGTAACCTTCAGGAGGAAACTAGTGTTTGAGATCCATTGGTATGGGTTTTGGAGTTCTTGGGAAGGAGATAACTTGAACAAGATTTGCGGGAGAGAAACCGAAAACATCATGAAAATGTCAGGGTTTCTACTAGAGAAAGGGTTTCCATTGTTTGTGAGCGAGTTTGGGATTGATCAAAGAGGAAACAATGTGAATGACAATAGGTTTCTGAGTTGTTTTATGGCTGTAGCAGCGGATCTTGACCTAGATTGGGCGTTATGGACTCTTGCAGGAAGCTATTATGTAAGAGAGAAAACTATTGGATATGATGAAACGTATGGAGTTTTGGATTGGAGTTGGTCAAGCATAAGAAACTCAACAATTTTGCAGATGATTTCTTCTATACAGTCTCCTTTTAGAGGTTACACACCTAGGCATTGTAGCTCTTATACATTTACATTTTTTACGCTAgctataaaaaatacaatttagaTATTATATTACATGTTTACATCCATACAAAACTAAGTTGGtcttaaaaattttgttataaattaatgtaCATGAAAGTATGAAACCAAtggagtatattttttttttttcataggcATTAGAGTTGTagatttgtttatttaaaagtatagaaaatagttagtttcaaaaaaaaaagtatagaaaATAGTGGCTACTTGCTAcatgtttcttgatttttacaccagtgataaaaaaaaatacatataaaactaAGTTTAGTTTAGAAACTTTGTTACACTTATGCTTTTAATTGTGTCATTAATCAAACAACTTTTGCAATATTCAGGACCAGGTCTAATGGAAACACACcccaagaaaataatatttcatcCTTCAACTGGACTGTGCATCGTGAGGAAGTCATTGTTTCAACTTAAGCTAGGTTCTTGCGATCGATCAGAAAGCTTTAGACTTTCTTCTCAACGAGTCTTGTCACTAGCAGAAGAAAAAATCTTGTGCTTAAAAGCTTATGAGAGAGGAAAGTCGGTGAAGCTGCGTCTGTATTTCTCAGAATCTTATTGTTCACGATGGAAACTTTTGTCTGAGTCAAAGATGCAGCTCTCGTCGATAACAAAGAACGGAGAATCAGTTTGTCTGGATGTGGATTCGGATAGTAACAACATTGTGACGAAAAGCTGCAAATGTTTAGAAGGAGATGCGAGTTGTGATCCAAAAAGCCAGTGGTTTAAGGTTGTTACTAGCACGAGAAGTCGGGTTAGAGCAAACCCGTTTCTTCAAGTTAGTCAACACTCGAAGACATTTCTTCAGGAACCTTTATCAGTCTTATAAGGTATTCAAGGAAAAGTTCAAATAGCTTTTAACAAGATCGTACACACGTACCTACCGCAGTGCTGATTGCAATTCTTGATTTGCATAACATTTGATAAATATTGCACATAATAACACTGTACATTTTGAAGACAGTGATTAGCAGAGATGCGATCTATCATCAGTGACAATAACGAGTCTTAATAAGACAATTCTGCGTAATTTTTCGTCagttttttctttgaattttcGAAAACATAATATATTGCTTTTAAAggtatttagtttttgtttcttaAAGATACGTGAACACGACGTTTGCTTGTAGTACATGTAAAGTTATGATATGGGATTGTTAACGGGAACTGAATGTGTTTGTTAGGCAGTGCAAAATAAGCTAGAAGAGTGAAGCTACAAATGCACAGATCTCATATAGATTTACACTCATAACGAAAGGGTTTCAATATATGCTTTATAACCagataaatcttatttttattttttgtcaaccaaccagataaatcttattaaaattaGGTTTTGTTTAGGTtggaatatatgtttttatattggAGAAATATGTGCACTTAAATTTTAAGTTGGATTAAAAACGAAATCTGTTTGAAACCGGTCACTTTTGAACAGCACTTAATGCGAAGCCATCAGGCCTTTTAACTAATACTGGGCCTCAATTAACAACTTGGGCTTATGAAAGGGCACTGAATATTCCAAATTCTCAATTCACACTGAAGtcccaatttttattttaaactaaaccATCATTATCTTGTTCCGACATTGATCTGAATATCAAATACAAACTCGGtcgtgaaaaaaagaaaaacaagtttAGCGATTCAAAAGTCAGTGATTAAGGACAAAACAATAAGAGTACTATCACAAAAAGCAAGGTAGAAAGATGGGATAAGTTGGTAATAAAATAAGGAATATACCAGAAGACAGGTAACACTGTGAACATTGAAGAGAAAAACACAGAGCTGTTTAATTCTGGCCAAATTGATCTTTGCTCCGGAAACTTGAACATCTCTCACTTTTTTATAATCTAAGAGAGTTCACCATTATGAAGCAAATCCTTATCCCCAAACCCAATCAATttccaaaaattaaataatttaaaattcgaAATTTCTCAAAACGATAAATCGATGGCGAATTTGGAATATAAGCCAACGGAATCGAGGTTTGTTAATTCGAACGAATCCGAATAACACATCCCTATCGATCGAATTGAAGGGTTTTGAATGTACGCTTCCCAACACGAAGAGCGCAACGCCTTTCGAAAGCGAGCGAGTGATTCTCAATtaccacaaaaataaaaacccaaataaaattattgaaagagGAAGAAGGCGCCATGACTAGGACTTGAAAGATTAGGGTTCATAGAGGATCTTGCTCTTatagcgagagagagagagagattagggtAATGTCGTTAATGGGCCTTATCATTATAGGCCCATATTGTTAAAAGGATTATATTCAATTTGGATTTTCTTGTGGGCCGCCTTTATCATATTACTAGTGCATTTGAGAGAgcagaaatgaaaaaaaaagacaattcaTTAGGTGAACATGgattacaaacaaaaatatattttcttaaattaaaattttacttatgATTGATAGATTTTTCTTTGTAATTGTGAAATCCACTGGAAATATCTCTTATGACCTTGAATTTCAATTTATATCATTAGATTGTTAACATATGTTTAAACGACAAGGCCATGTCAAAGTCCTCAATCCTGGTTGACCTTGGCTAGTCTTTTTTGGAACAtccttttgtgtttttttccagaaaataaatgaatttgTGTAGTTGGATTTGGTATAACATTTGTACCAACCAAACACACAGAGAAGTTAAAATGATCTTCAATTCTAAGTGgatggattttaaaaaaatttacagacccaataaatctaaaattttgGATAGCATTGTTCTTTTTCGTCACTCTAAAAAggctttaaaataaaataaaaactagcaAATATACATCAGAAGGTTACAACTTACAAGTTGTAGTCAACGATCCCTATCAACTCTGCCATGAATAATACGAACGGTGAAGATATCACCACGTGTCGAAACCCCACGAACCAGAGGGAAATACAGATTGTGATCATCACTAGCACAGAGTTATCTGCTGTCCCTTTCAgcaggtcactgaataagacaGCTATAAACGCTAGAACAAAGACTGGTATCTTTGCCTGAAAAGGGATTCTAACCCTAGGTCAACCATTTCTAGTTTACCACCCATTTTCCAccttatcatttaataataatgaattttaatgacataatattattaatttcttaatCATTTGTCCTACAAGAAACAATAGGCTTATGAAGTTTAACATCATTTGATATATAACCATGaattcattttataaaataaatatcaacaaATAGGTTGTGTTATGGACATATTCTCAgttgtaaccaaacaaaaaattagaGTGTTTGAAAACAACATGTTGTAATTGTTATTATTAGCTTGGATGACATCATTTGATGCAAttcttaaatttaataaaatttagtcATATTATGCCATCCTACATCACACTATCCAAGAGAGAAAATATGACTACAAAATATAGACGATTCCGCATGCaaaaagttttagaaaaataacAAGTTGGAATTCATTGTTACTTTGCTCATTCAGACATTCACCCAAACTATCACTTTTCAGAACTTTGCTTGATAAGTAAATCGCGtcgaaaatataatttagaatGAGACAACATAACACGCATAAAACATAAACAACATGATTTGTCTAATTACACTTCATATATTTATGGTTTACATTACAAACAACTTCTAGAAAGATGTCGCTCCTACCACCGTGAAACTCCGTCCACCATCTATGTTATTGCGGATAATCCATCTTCCTGACTGTTATCATTGTCACTACCGCAACATGATCCACCCACAGAGTGATCTGGACCGTCAATAGGCTCGAGATGATGAATATTATTGAGCCCGGTGCAGTCGTTTATGTTGATAGAAACAGGTTCCGTTAACTGCTTCCCGTCTCGTGGAGGCGAAAAAACCACCGGAAGGTACAGTTCGGCCTCGCACGGAAACTTTGAGCTCCTGAAGTGTTCCTTTAGATCCTCCAAACCCTGTTTTTGGACGaaaaaagtaacaaaataaTCATATTGTGACACCCAATTATCATAGACATTAAAAATTTTAGCTTATACTTTGGTAAGCGATTTCAAAACACTAATGTCTATGTCTACCTGAACTCTCGCATATGTGATTTGGCAAATCTTATGCGAATTAAAAATCTCCCAACGCTGGAGATGAAACGCCTTGTAAAGCCTCCAAGCTGCCTCCGGAGATGTCATGTTCACAAATCCATAACCAACATTGCACTTGTTGCTAATATCAAAGCCAAAAAAAAGGAGTTATGATTTTAGTTATATGTAATAGTAGTAATACTATATAGTCAATAAAGCCCGGTGTTTGATTACTTGAAATCCATCGGGAGATACACGAAATCATAAGAAGAAATTGGCTGATCATGATGAGCTTTGTGTTCGTCCCTCTCCTCCTCGGTGATAGCTTCGTTGATGTGAATGCAGTGATTATCCAGCATATTCAACAGCAGCTTTTGActatacaaaaccaaaaaacactaactataaaattaaattggaaTCTCATATAAACAAAACCTATAGGAATCTGAAATATAAGAGCATCCAGGAAAAACGTTAGCCGACTAATTGTAATATCAAACACGAAGATAATTAAAAGCTTGAATTGATGGAACATAGCGTAAGAGCATTTTATCTAGAATATaaatctttaaatatatataaacagcaTCTTAACACACGAATCCATgtgaatattttaataaaaagactaggtaataatccgcgccttgcgcgggatgtaattattagtttcgttatttttaataaaaagacattaaatctGTTTTATCTGGATATTAgtttggttttaagtttttttttttgatgtttaatgttctaaaatataactattattttaaattaatatttattttagtttattcagttaaaatgtttgattttttggttttttccggtaaaactaaaaattaatattattggtttattttcatgttatgaattttaaacagtcgtcatgtcgaaccaatagtttcatattatagtttctaaacagataaatagtttgaaaaaaaaaattattaagacaaatcatttcactacaatttggtcggtagtgaaagaagcattaaaaaaaaatatttcaactttcaaaaaaattagatacttcagttgcggtgaatacttagttacaatatgctcacatcaaggtgcacatgtatgtgtatgtaaaaagtatataaaaataattgacaaat
This genomic interval from Brassica napus cultivar Da-Ae chromosome A6, Da-Ae, whole genome shotgun sequence contains the following:
- the LOC106352458 gene encoding glycosyl hydrolase 5 family protein-like yields the protein MERFFFLSLFLLLLPLFFIINITFAFPLSTDSRWIVDDGNKGRRVKLTCVNWPSHLETAVAEGLSKQPLDSIGAKIVSMGFNCVRLTWPLYLATDESFSGIMTVRQSLRKLGLLEAISGFQANNPYILDLPLIKAFQEVVSSLGKHRLMVILDNHISQPGWCCNDNDGNGFFGDKHLNPQLWIRGLKRMATMFANVSSNVVGMSLRNELRGPKQNIKDWYKYMREGAEAVHSVNPNILVIVSGLNYETDLSFLRDKPFEVTFRRKLVFEIHWYGFWSSWEGDNLNKICGRETENIMKMSGFLLEKGFPLFVSEFGIDQRGNNVNDNRFLSCFMAVAADLDLDWALWTLAGSYYVREKTIGYDETYGVLDWSWSSIRNSTILQMISSIQSPFRGPGLMETHPKKIIFHPSTGLCIVRKSLFQLKLGSCDRSESFRLSSQRVLSLAEEKILCLKAYERGKSVKLRLYFSESYCSRWKLLSESKMQLSSITKNGESVCLDVDSDSNNIVTKSCKCLEGDASCDPKSQWFKVVTSTRSRVRANPFLQVSQHSKTFLQEPLSVL